One genomic segment of Actinoplanes ianthinogenes includes these proteins:
- a CDS encoding DNA recombination protein RmuC: MTFSTLAVILVCLLAGAALGWLAARARAAADIARLEATVAAARDGEQRLEQSMRALSYEATAQSQEAVARAVAPLQDTLRRYEQRVAELERDRVDAYAELREQVRAMGTVSTELRGETRQLVSALRTPQVRGRWGEHQLRRIVEAAGLLEHCDFAEQVTGETDAQGVRPDLVVRLHGGRTVVVDAKAPLEGYLSAMEARDERDRDLYLDQHARHLRAHVDALSAKQYWTAFASSPDFVVLFVPADPFLDAALQRDPVLMEYAFRRNVVLATPATLIAMLRTVAFSWRQETLTGNAVAVHSLARELYGRLATLGEHVSRLGVSLNGAVSAYNKAVGSLESRVLVSARKLAEMGVSDEELAQPPQIEIAPRQPQAPELS, from the coding sequence GTGACGTTCTCGACGCTCGCCGTGATCCTGGTCTGTCTGCTGGCCGGCGCCGCCCTGGGCTGGCTGGCCGCCCGCGCCCGGGCGGCCGCCGACATCGCCCGGCTGGAGGCCACGGTGGCCGCCGCCCGCGACGGTGAGCAGCGGCTGGAGCAGTCGATGCGGGCGCTGTCCTATGAGGCGACCGCCCAGTCGCAGGAGGCGGTGGCCCGGGCGGTCGCGCCGTTGCAGGACACCCTGCGGCGCTATGAGCAGCGGGTCGCCGAGCTGGAGCGGGACCGGGTGGACGCCTACGCGGAGCTGCGCGAGCAGGTGCGGGCGATGGGCACCGTCTCCACCGAGCTGCGCGGCGAGACCCGGCAGCTGGTGTCGGCGCTGCGCACCCCGCAGGTGCGCGGCCGCTGGGGCGAGCATCAGCTGCGCCGCATCGTGGAGGCGGCCGGGCTGCTGGAGCACTGCGACTTCGCCGAGCAGGTGACCGGCGAGACCGACGCCCAGGGGGTGCGGCCCGACCTGGTGGTCCGGCTGCACGGCGGCCGCACCGTGGTGGTCGACGCGAAAGCGCCGCTGGAGGGCTACCTGTCCGCCATGGAGGCGCGCGACGAGCGGGACCGCGATCTCTATCTGGACCAGCACGCCCGGCACCTGCGGGCACACGTGGACGCCCTCTCGGCGAAACAGTATTGGACCGCGTTCGCGTCCAGCCCCGACTTCGTGGTGCTGTTCGTGCCGGCCGACCCGTTCCTGGACGCGGCGCTGCAACGCGACCCGGTCCTGATGGAGTACGCGTTCCGTCGCAACGTGGTGCTGGCCACCCCGGCCACGCTGATCGCGATGCTGCGCACCGTGGCGTTCTCCTGGCGGCAGGAGACGCTGACCGGCAACGCGGTCGCGGTGCACAGCCTGGCGAGGGAGCTCTACGGCCGGCTGGCGACGCTGGGCGAGCACGTGAGCCGGCTGGGGGTGTCGCTGAACGGGGCGGTCAGCGCGTACAACAAGGCGGTCGGCTCGCTGGAGTCCCGGGTGCTGGTCAGCGCCCGCAAGCTGGCCGAGATGGGGGTGTCCGACGAGGAGCTGGCGCAGCCACCGCAGATCGAGATCGCGCCGCGCCAGCCGCAGGCCCCGGAGCTCAGCTAG
- a CDS encoding 4-hydroxy-3-methylbut-2-enyl diphosphate reductase → MTEPRKRVLLAKPRGYCAGVDRAVQTVEEALKLYGAPVYVRKQIVHNKHVVSTLEARGAIFVEENYEVPEGATVVFSAHGVAPEVHEQARERKLKAIDATCPLVTKVHHEAKRFAAEDYDILLIGHEGHEEVIGTSGEAPAHIQLVDGPDDVDNVVVRDPAKVVWLSQTTLSVDETMETVARLKTRLPLLQSPPSDDICYATSNRQHVIKEIAPECDVVIVVGSTNSSNSVRLVEVALGAGARAGHLVDYAAEIQDEWLEGVTTVGVSSGASVPDELVMEVLAHLAERGFGEVTEFTTAEERLTFSLPQELRRDMKAAEAAKAAAAS, encoded by the coding sequence GTGACTGAACCTCGTAAGCGGGTGTTGCTCGCCAAGCCGCGTGGCTACTGCGCCGGTGTCGACCGCGCCGTGCAGACCGTCGAGGAGGCGCTGAAGCTGTACGGCGCCCCGGTCTACGTGCGCAAGCAGATCGTGCACAACAAGCACGTGGTCAGCACGCTGGAGGCCCGCGGCGCGATCTTCGTGGAGGAGAACTACGAGGTGCCCGAGGGCGCCACCGTGGTGTTCTCCGCGCACGGCGTCGCCCCCGAGGTGCACGAGCAGGCCCGCGAGCGCAAGCTCAAGGCGATCGACGCCACCTGCCCGCTGGTCACCAAGGTGCACCACGAGGCGAAACGGTTCGCCGCCGAGGACTACGACATCCTGCTGATCGGTCACGAGGGGCACGAGGAGGTCATCGGCACGTCCGGTGAGGCGCCCGCGCACATCCAGCTGGTCGACGGCCCCGACGACGTGGACAACGTGGTGGTCCGCGACCCGGCCAAGGTCGTCTGGCTGTCGCAGACCACGCTCTCGGTCGACGAGACCATGGAGACCGTGGCCCGGCTCAAGACCCGGCTGCCGCTGCTGCAGTCGCCGCCCAGCGACGACATCTGCTACGCCACCTCCAACCGGCAGCACGTGATCAAGGAGATCGCGCCGGAGTGCGACGTGGTGATCGTGGTCGGCTCGACGAACTCGTCGAACTCGGTGCGCCTGGTCGAGGTCGCCCTCGGCGCCGGCGCCCGCGCCGGGCACCTGGTCGATTACGCCGCGGAGATCCAGGACGAGTGGCTGGAGGGCGTCACCACGGTCGGCGTCTCATCCGGCGCGAGCGTCCCGGACGAGCTGGTCATGGAGGTCCTCGCGCACCTCGCGGAGCGGGGTTTCGGCGAGGTCACCGAGTTCACCACCGCGGAGGAGCGGCTCACCTTCTCCCTCCCGCAGGAGCTGCGCAGGGACATGAAGGCCGCGGAAGCCGCGAAGGCGGCGGCCGCTAGCTGA
- the xseA gene encoding exodeoxyribonuclease VII large subunit, with amino-acid sequence MTETQAAAGPPKSSPEEPWPVRVVSQKVGAWISKLGWVWVDGQVAQISRRAGSGVVFLTLRDPSADLSLTVTVHRDVLEMGAPELSEGARVTMHAKPEFYPARGTLSLRADEIRQVGLGELLARLERLKKLLAAEGLFARERKRRLPFLPARIGLITGQNTAAERDVLMNVRRRWPAAQFRVAHATVQGPNAVPQIVNALKVLDDDETVDVIVIARGGGSVEDLLPFSDEGLCRAVFAARTPVVSAIGHETDTPLLDYVADLRASTPTDAAKRIVPDLADELRLIGQARQRLDRAVLSMIDREEHRIEAWRSRPVLARPETLVEQRSDEVVALRDRAGRSLEHRVRRADDELRHTLARLRALSPLATLERGYAIVQRGDGHVVRAAGEVGEGDPLRVRLAEGSVTAVVTAGEGA; translated from the coding sequence GTGACCGAGACCCAGGCCGCCGCCGGCCCGCCGAAAAGCTCCCCCGAGGAGCCGTGGCCGGTGCGTGTGGTCAGTCAGAAAGTGGGCGCCTGGATCAGCAAGCTCGGCTGGGTCTGGGTGGACGGCCAGGTGGCCCAGATCAGCCGCCGGGCCGGGTCCGGCGTGGTCTTCCTGACGCTGCGGGACCCGTCCGCCGACCTGAGCCTGACCGTCACCGTGCACCGCGACGTGCTGGAGATGGGCGCGCCCGAGCTGTCCGAGGGCGCCCGGGTGACGATGCACGCCAAGCCGGAGTTCTACCCGGCCCGCGGCACGCTGAGCCTGCGCGCCGACGAGATCCGCCAGGTCGGGCTCGGCGAGCTGCTGGCCCGGCTGGAGCGGCTGAAAAAACTGCTCGCCGCCGAGGGCCTGTTCGCCCGGGAGCGCAAGCGGCGGCTGCCGTTCCTGCCGGCCCGGATCGGCCTGATCACCGGGCAGAACACGGCGGCCGAGCGGGACGTGCTGATGAATGTGCGGCGTCGCTGGCCGGCCGCCCAGTTCCGGGTCGCCCACGCCACCGTGCAGGGACCCAACGCGGTGCCCCAGATCGTCAACGCGCTCAAGGTGCTCGACGACGACGAGACGGTCGACGTGATCGTGATCGCCCGGGGCGGCGGCAGCGTGGAGGACCTGCTGCCGTTCTCCGACGAGGGGCTGTGCCGGGCGGTGTTCGCGGCACGCACCCCGGTGGTCAGCGCGATCGGCCACGAGACCGACACCCCGCTGCTGGATTACGTCGCCGACCTGCGCGCCTCCACCCCGACCGACGCCGCCAAGCGGATCGTCCCGGACCTCGCCGACGAGCTGCGGCTGATCGGGCAGGCCCGGCAGCGGCTGGACCGCGCGGTGCTCAGCATGATCGACCGGGAGGAGCACCGGATCGAGGCGTGGCGCTCCCGCCCGGTGCTGGCCCGCCCGGAGACGCTGGTGGAGCAGCGGTCCGACGAGGTGGTCGCGCTGCGCGACCGGGCCGGGCGCAGCCTGGAGCACCGGGTGCGCCGTGCCGACGACGAGCTGCGGCACACCCTGGCCCGGCTGCGCGCGCTGTCGCCGCTGGCCACCCTGGAGCGGGGTTATGCGATCGTGCAGCGTGGCGACGGGCACGTGGTGCGCGCGGCCGGTGAGGTGGGCGAGGGGGATCCGTTGCGGGTCCGGCTGGCCGAGGGTTCGGTGACCGCGGTGGTCACGGCGGGAGAGGGCGCATGA
- a CDS encoding exodeoxyribonuclease VII small subunit yields the protein MSDESLSYEQARTELAEVVARLEQGGGSLEESLALWERGEKLADVCQRWLDGARERIDAARAARTAG from the coding sequence ATGAGCGACGAGAGTCTCAGCTACGAGCAGGCGCGGACCGAGCTGGCCGAGGTGGTGGCGCGGCTGGAGCAGGGCGGCGGCAGCCTGGAGGAGTCCCTGGCCCTGTGGGAGCGCGGGGAGAAACTGGCCGACGTCTGCCAGCGGTGGCTCGACGGCGCCCGCGAGCGCATCGACGCGGCCCGGGCCGCCCGCACCGCCGGCTGA
- a CDS encoding DUF4245 domain-containing protein, with protein sequence MGLVEPAATETVPAQPRLTKREGRSPRDMALSLLVLMVPIALLLVFYRVVLSGDEPLTVDPGSSIELASKEFTVLTPTGLGDDWRVTAAAFKRENGGATLRLGYVDPDDAPVQVVESTVASATLVPAEVGKDGKRTGVFRTDDHAWMIYTGRPGETAYILAEGTRTVLIVGGSSEANLQKLAASLK encoded by the coding sequence ATGGGCCTCGTGGAACCCGCTGCAACCGAGACCGTGCCCGCCCAGCCCCGCCTGACGAAACGGGAGGGCCGGTCGCCGCGCGACATGGCGCTGTCCCTGCTGGTGCTCATGGTGCCGATCGCGCTGCTGCTCGTGTTCTACCGGGTGGTGCTCAGCGGCGACGAGCCGCTGACCGTCGACCCGGGCTCCTCGATCGAACTCGCGTCGAAGGAGTTCACCGTGCTGACACCGACCGGCCTGGGCGACGACTGGCGGGTCACGGCGGCCGCGTTCAAGCGGGAGAACGGCGGGGCGACCCTGCGCCTGGGTTATGTCGACCCGGACGACGCCCCGGTCCAGGTGGTGGAGAGCACCGTCGCGTCGGCCACCCTGGTCCCGGCCGAGGTCGGCAAGGACGGCAAGCGGACCGGCGTCTTCCGCACCGACGACCACGCCTGGATGATCTACACCGGCCGGCCCGGCGAGACCGCGTACATCCTCGCCGAGGGCACCCGCACCGTCCTGATCGTCGGCGGATCCTCCGAGGCGAACCTGCAGAAGCTGGCCGCCTCCCTGAAATAG
- the glpX gene encoding class II fructose-bisphosphatase, producing MPARVPQDLDRNIALDLVRVTEAAAMAAGRWVGRGDKNGGDGAAVDAMRKLINSIQMRGVVVIGEGEKDEAPMLFNGELVGDGTGPEVDVAVDPVDGTTLMSKGMPGAVAVLAVAERGAMFDPSAVFYMDKIAVGPDCADVIDINAGTAENLRRIAKAKRSSVSDVTVCILDRPRHARLVEEVRQAGANIKFISDGDIAGAISAARAESDVDVLMGIGGTPEGITAACAIKCLGGMIQAKLWPRDEAERQKAIDGGHDLDRVLTTDDLVTGDNCFFVATGVTSGDLLKGVRYRSGGAHTQSIVMRSKSGTIRVIDSYHRLEKLALYSAVDFDGHLPTVPIGDDPII from the coding sequence ATGCCTGCCCGGGTTCCCCAGGATCTCGACCGCAACATCGCCCTCGACCTGGTCCGTGTGACCGAGGCGGCCGCCATGGCGGCCGGCCGCTGGGTCGGCCGCGGCGACAAGAACGGCGGTGACGGCGCCGCCGTCGACGCCATGCGCAAGCTCATCAACTCGATCCAGATGCGCGGCGTCGTGGTGATCGGTGAGGGTGAGAAGGACGAAGCGCCGATGCTCTTCAACGGGGAGCTGGTCGGCGACGGCACCGGCCCGGAGGTGGACGTCGCGGTCGACCCGGTCGACGGCACCACGCTGATGAGCAAGGGCATGCCCGGCGCGGTCGCGGTGCTCGCGGTCGCCGAGCGGGGGGCGATGTTCGACCCGAGCGCGGTCTTCTACATGGACAAGATCGCGGTCGGCCCGGACTGCGCCGACGTGATCGACATCAACGCCGGCACGGCGGAGAACCTGCGCCGGATCGCCAAGGCGAAACGGTCCAGCGTCTCCGACGTGACCGTCTGCATCCTGGACCGGCCGCGGCACGCGCGGCTGGTCGAGGAGGTGCGGCAGGCCGGGGCGAACATCAAGTTCATCTCGGACGGCGACATCGCCGGGGCGATCTCGGCGGCCCGGGCCGAGTCCGACGTCGACGTGCTGATGGGCATCGGCGGCACGCCGGAGGGCATCACCGCGGCCTGTGCGATCAAGTGTCTGGGCGGCATGATCCAGGCGAAGCTGTGGCCGCGCGACGAGGCGGAGCGGCAGAAGGCGATCGACGGCGGCCACGACCTGGACCGGGTGCTCACCACCGACGACCTGGTCACCGGCGACAACTGCTTCTTCGTGGCGACCGGCGTCACCTCGGGCGACCTGCTCAAGGGCGTGCGCTACCGCTCCGGCGGCGCGCACACCCAGTCGATCGTGATGCGCTCGAAGAGCGGCACGATCCGGGTCATCGACTCCTACCACCGCCTGGAGAAACTCGCGCTGTACTCGGCGGTCGACTTCGACGGCCACCTGCCCACCGTCCCGATCGGCGACGACCCGATCATCTGA